From the Exiguobacterium marinum DSM 16307 genome, the window GATTGGAACTGCATGAGGAAGTTGTTGCTGACGGCCCCGCCATCGACGCGGAGTGTCTTCAAGTTGATTCCTGAGTCGTTCTCCATCGCCGTGAGGACATCACGTGTCTGATAAGCGAGTGACTCGATTGTCGCACGGACGAACTGTTCTTTTTCCGTTCCTCGTGTGAGGCCGAAGATAGCGCCACGAACGTCAGAGTTCCAATAAGGTGCACCGAGTCCAACGAAGGCTGGTACGACGTAAACCCCCTCTGTCGACTCGATCCGTGTCGCGTATTGCTCCGAGTCTTTCGCTGATTTCAACATCCGCAATCCATCACGGAGCCATTGAATCGCAGAACCGGCAACGAAGATCGATCCTTCGAGCGCATACTCGACTTTACCGTTGTAGCCCCAAGCAATCGTCGTCAAGAGACCATGGTCTGATTTGACGGCTTCTTCCCCTGTGTTCATAAGCATGAAGCAACCCGTGCCGTACGTGTTTTTCCCTTCCCCTTTTTCGAAGCACGTCTGACCGAACAAGGCAGCCTGTTGGTCACCTGCGGCTCCGGCGATTGGGACTTCAAATCCAAAGAAGTGATACGGGATTGTGTTTGCGTAGACTTCACTTGAAGCTTTGACTTCAGGGAGCATCGACTTCGGTACCGTTAAGATGTCGAGTAATTCGTCATCCCACTTCTGTTCATAGATGTTGTACATAAGTGTACGGGACGCGTTCGAGTAGTCTGTCACGTGGGCCGTTCCACCTGAAAGTTTCCAGATGAGCCACGTGTCGATTGTACCGAAGAGAAGTTCTCCGTTCTCGGCTTTTTCACGTGCGCCTTCGACGTTGTCCAAAATCCATTTGACCTTTGTCCCAGAGAAGTAAGCATCGATGAGAAGGCCCGTCTTGTCACGCACCATATCAGAATGACCGGCTGCTTTTAGTTCTTCACAAATGTCAGCGGTTTGTCGTGATTGCCAAACAACTGCATTATATACAGGGCGTCCTGTTTCTTTCTCCCAAACGACTGCTGTTTCACGTTGGTTCGTGATTCCGATTCCTGCAATCTCGTTCGGATCGATGTCTGCCGAACCAAATGCTTCCGCCATGACGGCGAGGACAGAACCCCAAATCTCATTGGCGTTATGTTCGACCCAGCCTGGTTTTGGGAAATACTGTTTAAATTCGCGTTGTGCGACCGTGACAATTTTTCCGTCATGGTCAAAGATGATTGCCCGTGAACTTGTCGTTCCTTGGTCTAGTGCTAAAATATAACGTTTTTCTTTCGCCATATGTGATTTCCTCCTTCAAAATATTGTGTTACGAGACGAGAAGGCCATAAATGAGTGCGGCGATAATCGCGCCGATAATTGGACCGACGACCGGGATCCATGAATATCCCCAATCTGACGATCCTTTTCCTTTAATCGGAAGAAATGCGTGAGCGATACGTGGACCGAGGTCACGTGCCGGGTTAATTGCATACCCGGTCGTACCACCGAGCGAAAGACCGATCGATACGATCAAGAAGCCGACGATGAGCGGATTAAGTCCGTCCGCGAAGGTGTTTGCCCCGAATGACAATAGACCGAAGACAAGGACGAACGTTCCGATAATCTCACCAATCAAGTTGAAAGGTGTGCTTCGAATACCAGGAGCCGTCGAGAACGTCGCCAGTTTCAAACCTGGGTCGTCCGTTGCATCATAGTGCGGTTTATAGTGGATATAAACCAAACATGCCCCAATGATGGCTCCGATAAACTGAGCGAGGATGTAGAGTGGGACATCCGCCCATGGGAATTCGCCTGCTGTCGCGAGACCAATCGTGACGGCAGGGTTGATGTGTGCACCTCCGTAAATACCGGCTGCGTAGACCCCGACCATAACGGCGAGACCCCAACCCATTGTGATGACAATCCAGCCAGAGTTTTCCGCTTTGGAATGGCGGAGGACGACGCCGGCGACGACACCGTTACCGAGCAGAATCAATAGCATCGTACCAATAATTTCACTGACAAATGCTGACATGTGATACTCCCCTTTCTCCCTTATGCAATTTGACTTACCACTTCATTATATGCCCAAAATGTAAGCGTTTTAAAACAGCGTTTTTCAAAAATCATACTTTTTTCCTAAAAATGTTCACATTTACACCTGTAAACTTCATAAAAATGATGAGTAGAGAGCGGAACTAATAAGAAATAGATGATTCATCATGAAAACTGGGGGGATTTCAATTGAATAGGAATATGGTCCATTGTTTGGTCATTCGTCTCCTATGTTACAAAAGTAACCTTTACAAATTGAACAAATGGATCTTTCTGAACGATTTGAATGTTTCTTTTGAGACGGTTAAGGAAAAATATTAAGCGATGCACAAATGACGTTTCTTCTATAAAGACGTTCTCAGTAAAAGTTGAGAAGCGAATATTTGTTCGTGTATATGGTATAATCAAGACACTTATGAAATGAGAAGGTGAGGAGTATCTTATGGAATCAATTCCGTTTGCATTACAATCTGAATTTCAACCAGGAGGTGACCAACCTGAAGCGATTCGACAGCTTGTCGAAGGTTTGAATCGGGGTGAACGGTACCAGACGCTCCTCGGGGCGACCGGTACGGGGAAGACGTTCACCGTCTCGAATGTCATCCAGGAAGTGAAGAAACCGACACTCGTCCTCGCCCACAACAAGACGCTCGCCGGACAGCTCTACTCCGAGTTCAAAGAATTCTTCCCGAACAACGCCGTCGAATATTTCGTCAGCTATTACGATTACTATCAGCCAGAGGCGTACGTGCCTTCGACCGATACGTTTATCGAAAAAGATGCTTCGATTAACGATGAGATCGATAAACTTCGCCACTCGGCGACCTCGGCTCTGTTCGAGCGCGATGATGTCATCATCGTCGCTTCGGTATCGTGCATCTACGGTCTCGGTAACCCGGAAGAATATAACAGTCTCGTCTTGAGTCTTCGTGTCGGGAAAGAGATGGGGCGCGATCAAATGCTTCGCAAATTGATCGACATCCAATATGAACGGAACGACATCGACTTCCAACGGGGTCGGTTCCGTGTCCGTGGGGACGTCGTCGAAATCTTCCCGGCGTCACGTGACGAGCAGTGCTTGCGTGTCGAGTTTTTCGGGGACGAGATTGATCGGATTCGCGAGATGGACCCGCTTACCGGCGAAATCATCGCCGATCGCGAGCATGTATCGATTTTCCCAGCATCCCACTTCGTCACACGTGATGAAAAGCTTCAAAAAGCGATCGTCAACATAGAGGCCGAACTCGAACAACAGCTTGAGAAGTTCCGTGAAGAAGGCAAGTTACTCGAGGCGCAACGTCTCGAGCAGCGGACGAACTACGATCTCGAGATGATGCGTGAGATGGGTTACTGTTCAGGCATCGAGAACTATTCGCGCCATTTGAACTTGACGGAGGCAGGCGCGACACCGTACACGCTCATCGATTACTTCCCGAAAGACTTCTTGCTCATCGCGGATGAGTCGCACGTGACGCTCCCGCAAGTGCGCGGGATGTATAACGGGGACCAAGCACGGAAACAAGTGCTCGTCGACCACGGTTTCCGTCTGCCGTCGGCGAAGGACAACCGGCCGCTCAAGTTCGACGAGTTCGAGAAGAAGTTGAGCCAGGCCATCTTCATCTCGGCGACACCGGGCCCGTATGAGCTCGAACATACGCCGGACATGATTGAACAGATTATCCGACCGACGGGTCTCCTCGACCCAACAATTGAGATTCATCCGATCAAAGGACAGATCGACTACTTGATGGATCAGATTCGCGAGCGCATCAAGCGAGGGGAACGTGTCCTCGTGACGACGCTCACGAAGAAAATGGCGGAAGACTTGTCTGATTACTTACGGGAGGCCGGAATCAAAGTTAACTATATGCACTCTGAAATCAAGACGCTCGAGCGGATTGAAATTATCCGTGACCTTCGTCTCGGAAAATACGACGTCCTCGTCGGAATCAACTTGCTGCGGGAAGGGCTAGACATCCCGGAAGTGAGTCTCGTCACGATTCTCGATGCCGACAAGGAAGGGTTCCTTCGTTCAGACCGGTCACTTATCCAGACGATCGGACGGGCGGCCCGGAACTCGAACGGGCACGTCATCTTGTTCGCGGATAAGATGACCGACTCGATGACGCGCGCGATTGAAGAGACCGACCGTCGGCGAACGATTCAACAAGCTTACAATGAAGAACATGGCATCACCCCACAGACGATTCGAAAAGATGTCCGAGGGGTCATCCGAGCAACGGTCGAGGCCGAAGAAGAGGCGTTAGAGTCGCTCAGTACGATGAAGCCGGCGGAACGCGAGGCGGCAATTGCCAAGTTGGAAGAAGAAATGAAGCAAGCGGCGCGCGATCTCCAGTTCGAACGTGCGGCCGAATTGCGTGACTTAATCTTGGAGTTGAAGGTAGGGAATTAAATGGCTGAAAAGAAAAATGCGATTGTCATTAAAGGGGCACGCGTCAACAACTTGAAAAATATTGACATCGACATCCCACGTGACCAGCTCGTCGTCTTGACGGGCTTGTCCGGTTCCGGGAAGTCTTCGCTTGCGTTCGACACAATTTACGCTGAAGGACAACGACGTTACGTCGAGAGCTTGTCGGCGTATGCCCGTCAGTTTCTCGGTCAGATGGATAAGCCGGACGTCGATACGATTGAAGGACTCAGTCCGGCCATCTCGATCGACCAAAAGACGACGAGTCGTAACCCGAGGTCGACGGTCGGTACGGTGACGGAAATCTACGACTATCTCCGACTCTTATTCGCGCGAATCGGGAAGCCGGTCTGTCCTAACCACGGAATTGAAATTTCGAGTCAAACGATCTCCCAGATGGTCGATCAGGTGATGGAATTACCGGAACGGACGCGTCTTCAGATTTTGGCCCCAATCGTATCGGGGCGTAAAGGAACGCATGTGAAAGTATTTGATTCGTTGAAAAAAGAAGGGTTCGTCCGTGTCCGTGTCAATGGAGAAACGATTGAATTGACAGATGAAATCGAGCTCGACAAAAATAAAAAACATTCAATTGAGGTCGTTGTCGACCGTCTCGTCGTCCGACCGGATGTCGAAGGCCGTCTTGCGGATTCACTTGAGACGGCGTTACGTCTCGCTGATGGACGTGTCATCATCGACAAGATGGATGGCACAGAACTTCTTTTTAGCGAACATCATGCTTGCCCGATCTGTGGTTTCTCAATCGGCGAGCTCGAACCCCGAATGTTCTCGTTTAACTCACCATTCGGCGCTTGCCCGACGTGTGATGGTCTCGGGACGAAACTAGACGTCGACCCAGAACTCGTCATCCCGGACCCGTCGAAGACGTTAAAAGAAGGGGCGATTGTCGCGTGGCAACCAACGAGTTCCCAGTACTATCCGCAGCTGCTTGCAGCGATGTGTGCACATTTTAATATCGATATGGACGTGCCGTTTGAGCGTCTGTCGAAGCGTGACCAAGAGCTCGTCTTGAACGGGTCAACTGAGGAATCCTTCCTCTTCCGCTACGAGAATGATTTTGGTCAAGTCCGGACGAACACGATTTTCTTTGAAGGGGTTCTTCGCAACATTGAGCGCCGTTACAGGGAGACGACATCCGATTACATTCGTGAGCAGATGGAAATGTATATGGCGACACATGCCTGTCCGACCTGTCACGGTTATCGTTTGAAAGAAGAGTCGCTCGCCGTCAAAATCATCGGCCAGCACGTCGGACAAGTGACGGAGAAGTCGGTTGTGAACGCACTTGCTTTCTTCGAAGGGCTAAATGAACAGTTGAGTGAGAAAGATATCGCAATCGCGCGTCTCATCTTGCAGGAGATTCGAGAACGGCTCAGCTTCTTGAATAACGTCGGTCTCGACTATTTGACACTCTCTCGTGCCGCGGGAACGCTCTCGGGTGGGGAAGCACAGCGGATTCGTCTCGCCACGCAAATCGGCTCGCGCCTCACGG encodes:
- the glpK gene encoding glycerol kinase GlpK, translating into MAKEKRYILALDQGTTSSRAIIFDHDGKIVTVAQREFKQYFPKPGWVEHNANEIWGSVLAVMAEAFGSADIDPNEIAGIGITNQRETAVVWEKETGRPVYNAVVWQSRQTADICEELKAAGHSDMVRDKTGLLIDAYFSGTKVKWILDNVEGAREKAENGELLFGTIDTWLIWKLSGGTAHVTDYSNASRTLMYNIYEQKWDDELLDILTVPKSMLPEVKASSEVYANTIPYHFFGFEVPIAGAAGDQQAALFGQTCFEKGEGKNTYGTGCFMLMNTGEEAVKSDHGLLTTIAWGYNGKVEYALEGSIFVAGSAIQWLRDGLRMLKSAKDSEQYATRIESTEGVYVVPAFVGLGAPYWNSDVRGAIFGLTRGTEKEQFVRATIESLAYQTRDVLTAMENDSGINLKTLRVDGGAVSNNFLMQFQSDILDVPVERPEVSETTALGAAYLAGLAVGFWKDQAEVKEQWKLDKKFEPNMDESHREALYKGWQHAVEATTAFKPSKLDV
- the uvrB gene encoding excinuclease ABC subunit UvrB, yielding MESIPFALQSEFQPGGDQPEAIRQLVEGLNRGERYQTLLGATGTGKTFTVSNVIQEVKKPTLVLAHNKTLAGQLYSEFKEFFPNNAVEYFVSYYDYYQPEAYVPSTDTFIEKDASINDEIDKLRHSATSALFERDDVIIVASVSCIYGLGNPEEYNSLVLSLRVGKEMGRDQMLRKLIDIQYERNDIDFQRGRFRVRGDVVEIFPASRDEQCLRVEFFGDEIDRIREMDPLTGEIIADREHVSIFPASHFVTRDEKLQKAIVNIEAELEQQLEKFREEGKLLEAQRLEQRTNYDLEMMREMGYCSGIENYSRHLNLTEAGATPYTLIDYFPKDFLLIADESHVTLPQVRGMYNGDQARKQVLVDHGFRLPSAKDNRPLKFDEFEKKLSQAIFISATPGPYELEHTPDMIEQIIRPTGLLDPTIEIHPIKGQIDYLMDQIRERIKRGERVLVTTLTKKMAEDLSDYLREAGIKVNYMHSEIKTLERIEIIRDLRLGKYDVLVGINLLREGLDIPEVSLVTILDADKEGFLRSDRSLIQTIGRAARNSNGHVILFADKMTDSMTRAIEETDRRRTIQQAYNEEHGITPQTIRKDVRGVIRATVEAEEEALESLSTMKPAEREAAIAKLEEEMKQAARDLQFERAAELRDLILELKVGN
- the uvrA gene encoding excinuclease ABC subunit UvrA — protein: MAEKKNAIVIKGARVNNLKNIDIDIPRDQLVVLTGLSGSGKSSLAFDTIYAEGQRRYVESLSAYARQFLGQMDKPDVDTIEGLSPAISIDQKTTSRNPRSTVGTVTEIYDYLRLLFARIGKPVCPNHGIEISSQTISQMVDQVMELPERTRLQILAPIVSGRKGTHVKVFDSLKKEGFVRVRVNGETIELTDEIELDKNKKHSIEVVVDRLVVRPDVEGRLADSLETALRLADGRVIIDKMDGTELLFSEHHACPICGFSIGELEPRMFSFNSPFGACPTCDGLGTKLDVDPELVIPDPSKTLKEGAIVAWQPTSSQYYPQLLAAMCAHFNIDMDVPFERLSKRDQELVLNGSTEESFLFRYENDFGQVRTNTIFFEGVLRNIERRYRETTSDYIREQMEMYMATHACPTCHGYRLKEESLAVKIIGQHVGQVTEKSVVNALAFFEGLNEQLSEKDIAIARLILQEIRERLSFLNNVGLDYLTLSRAAGTLSGGEAQRIRLATQIGSRLTGVLYVLDEPSIGLHQRDNDRLIATLKQMRDIGNTLIVVEHDEDTMMEADYLIDIGPGAGEHGGQVIAAGTPKQLMKNKNSLTGQYLAGKKFIPLPVERKIPDERFLKIVRAGENNLKDVDVSIPLGMFVAVTGVSGSGKSTLINEILYKSLAHNMNRAKAKPGKHKKIEGLDHIDKVIDIDQSPIGRTPRSNPATYTGVFDDIRDVFASTNEAKMRGYKKGRFSFNVKGGRCEACRGDGIIKIEMHFLPDVYVPCEVCHGKRYNRETLEVKYKGKTIADVLDMTIEEGLEFFDKIPKIKRKIQTIYDVGLGYMKLGQPATELSGGEAQRVKLASELHKRSTGKTIYILDEPTTGLHVDDIARLLKVLQRLVENGDTVLVIEHNLDVIKSADYLIDLGPEGGDGGGEIVATGTPEEVAEVAASYTGKYLKPVLERDAARVKPKAGKKK
- a CDS encoding MIP/aquaporin family protein, which gives rise to MSAFVSEIIGTMLLILLGNGVVAGVVLRHSKAENSGWIVITMGWGLAVMVGVYAAGIYGGAHINPAVTIGLATAGEFPWADVPLYILAQFIGAIIGACLVYIHYKPHYDATDDPGLKLATFSTAPGIRSTPFNLIGEIIGTFVLVFGLLSFGANTFADGLNPLIVGFLIVSIGLSLGGTTGYAINPARDLGPRIAHAFLPIKGKGSSDWGYSWIPVVGPIIGAIIAALIYGLLVS